In the genome of Coraliomargarita sinensis, one region contains:
- the rpmB gene encoding 50S ribosomal protein L28: MARICAITGKRPVKGGRIIRKGLTKKSGGIGTSLVKNSKRRFRPNVQRIRVKLPSGEVKRMWVSAKAIKAGKVTKA; this comes from the coding sequence ATGGCACGTATCTGCGCAATCACAGGAAAACGCCCCGTCAAAGGTGGCCGCATCATCCGTAAAGGTCTCACCAAAAAGAGTGGTGGTATCGGCACATCGCTGGTTAAGAACAGCAAGCGCCGCTTCCGCCCGAATGTGCAACGCATCCGCGTAAAACTCCCCAGCGGAGAAGTTAAGCGCATGTGGGTATCCGCCAAGGCAATCAAAGCCGGCAAAGTGACCAAAGCCTAA
- a CDS encoding sigma-70 family RNA polymerase sigma factor produces the protein MGVSHSRHDGSKSEFSDEQKSFSELISREQQFLHALIRTIGVPPSDVQDILQNANLYLVQNQSKFEPGTNFRAWAAQVVRYCCLHYFRQVKKSRGLIDSDEVIEMLTVESVGYYEEIQPQLQRLKTCLSKISPPQFKLLYAVYGKGKTLKQVAEDYGRSHVAVRKAVSRIRMLLKECMTKPAE, from the coding sequence ATGGGCGTAAGCCATAGCAGACATGATGGATCGAAATCGGAATTTTCCGATGAGCAAAAGTCTTTCAGTGAGTTGATCTCTCGAGAGCAGCAATTTCTGCATGCCCTGATACGTACTATCGGAGTTCCTCCCTCCGATGTTCAGGATATTCTACAAAACGCGAACCTGTATCTGGTTCAGAATCAATCGAAGTTTGAACCGGGAACCAACTTCAGGGCCTGGGCGGCCCAGGTCGTCCGTTACTGCTGCCTCCACTACTTCAGGCAGGTCAAAAAATCCAGAGGGCTTATCGATTCAGACGAAGTGATCGAAATGCTCACCGTCGAGTCGGTGGGCTACTACGAGGAGATTCAACCTCAGTTGCAGCGCCTCAAGACCTGCTTGTCGAAAATCAGCCCACCGCAGTTCAAGCTCCTGTATGCCGTTTACGGGAAGGGCAAAACTCTCAAACAAGTCGCCGAGGACTATGGTCGAAGTCATGTGGCCGTCCGGAAAGCGGTTTCGCGCATACGAATGTTGCTCAAAGAATGCATGACCAAACCGGCTGAATGA
- a CDS encoding type IV pilus twitching motility protein PilT translates to MKRDIKWLVYLGVEQELFELQPCLDLKQSLGEEVDIVAFAEALLEQKACTDFDGLQTLVEQAYGLAQADTPPDDPFQRKIAVVEETKEEEPEQAIIPEGMPDLSTANLPTDETAAADFMRKLLQACHEMGASDLHLSAGARPFARHTRNLSYLSDENLTDEASELLNLSLLSDDLKKRFTDRQDLDFALPLGKGERYRVNLMCHKEGIAGTYRLIPNKVPTLSEVGFDDLERIKKLLSYNNGLILVTGPVGSGKTVTLAAMMDEINRTRNDHVIAVEEPIEIVQDSKECHLTQREVGRHTKSFSSALKGALRQDPDIIVIGEMRDLETIEMAISASETGHLVIGTLHTADAANTLNRVLDVFPASQQTQIRIMLSHALRGIICQNLIPAVDGGMALAYELLICNTAVRALIHENKPEGLVNVMETGASEGMRVMDKSILSLWEKDIISDKVALSSLKSDMKRHQLRELIKLQRPTYAHE, encoded by the coding sequence TTGAAACGTGACATTAAGTGGCTGGTTTACCTCGGAGTCGAACAGGAGCTGTTCGAGTTGCAGCCTTGTTTGGACTTAAAACAAAGTCTGGGGGAAGAAGTCGATATTGTCGCCTTCGCCGAGGCCTTACTGGAGCAAAAGGCCTGCACGGATTTTGACGGACTGCAGACCCTGGTCGAGCAGGCCTACGGCCTGGCGCAGGCAGACACGCCACCGGATGATCCCTTTCAGCGAAAAATCGCGGTTGTTGAGGAGACGAAAGAGGAAGAACCGGAACAGGCCATAATACCCGAAGGGATGCCCGACCTCTCGACGGCGAATTTACCGACAGATGAGACAGCTGCTGCTGACTTCATGCGCAAGTTACTACAAGCCTGCCACGAAATGGGGGCGAGTGATCTACACCTCTCGGCTGGTGCGCGCCCCTTTGCCCGTCATACACGGAATCTCTCCTACTTATCCGATGAAAATCTGACCGACGAGGCAAGCGAGCTGCTCAATCTCTCTCTTTTGTCCGATGACCTTAAAAAGCGATTTACCGACAGGCAGGATTTGGACTTTGCTCTGCCCCTGGGCAAGGGTGAGCGCTACCGTGTCAATTTAATGTGCCACAAAGAAGGCATTGCCGGCACGTACCGGCTTATTCCGAACAAAGTGCCGACCCTGTCCGAAGTGGGATTCGACGATCTCGAGCGCATCAAAAAGCTACTCAGCTACAATAACGGGCTTATTCTGGTAACCGGTCCGGTCGGCTCCGGAAAAACAGTTACTCTGGCCGCGATGATGGATGAGATCAACCGGACCCGCAACGACCACGTGATCGCGGTGGAAGAACCGATTGAAATTGTTCAGGATTCCAAAGAATGCCACCTGACACAACGTGAAGTTGGAAGACACACTAAATCCTTTTCCAGTGCCCTGAAAGGGGCGCTTCGGCAGGACCCGGACATTATTGTGATCGGTGAGATGCGCGATCTGGAAACCATTGAGATGGCGATCAGCGCCTCGGAAACCGGGCACTTGGTGATCGGTACCTTACACACCGCTGATGCGGCTAATACATTGAACCGCGTTTTGGATGTCTTTCCCGCGTCACAGCAAACGCAGATCCGCATCATGTTATCGCACGCCTTGCGGGGGATCATCTGTCAAAACCTCATTCCTGCTGTCGACGGCGGGATGGCGCTCGCCTACGAGTTACTGATTTGCAACACTGCGGTACGTGCCTTGATTCACGAAAATAAACCCGAGGGCCTCGTCAACGTCATGGAAACAGGGGCATCCGAAGGCATGCGGGTCATGGACAAGTCCATACTCTCGCTCTGGGAGAAAGATATCATTAGCGATAAAGTGGCACTCTCCAGCTTGAAAAGCGATATGAAGCGACATCAACTGCGGGAACTGATCAAACTACAACGGCCCACCTACGCCCACGAATAA
- a CDS encoding SAM-dependent methyltransferase produces MPETKQNVFKLLRRKCADGPISYRDYIETALYAEKCGYYQRDAERVGRKADRDFYTAESLGKVFAQLVVGASEELLGPERVRQSTFLEIAAEPEQSLLEKASNHPFADNRVLRLGQPIQASGPVVIFANEWLDALPFHRLVFKDGQWRERGVFFQSDELRETILHHPTPEVQAVLQDLPREIEEGYQLDLPLRAEAALADLLAQDWTGLILLFDYGKTLKALLQDCPNGTARTYFRHEAGNDLLDRPGEKDITCDICWTPLETQLKDACLRNITLESQESFLVKRAAKTAEKIVTASAGAFSADRQTLMELIHPANMGQRFQVLWGLKNP; encoded by the coding sequence GTGCCCGAGACCAAGCAAAATGTTTTCAAACTTCTCCGCCGAAAGTGTGCGGACGGCCCGATCAGCTATCGTGACTACATTGAGACTGCGCTCTACGCTGAAAAATGCGGCTACTACCAGCGTGATGCGGAGCGTGTCGGCCGCAAGGCAGATCGTGATTTCTACACCGCCGAAAGCCTGGGCAAAGTTTTCGCCCAACTTGTGGTGGGCGCGTCGGAAGAATTGCTTGGGCCCGAGCGGGTAAGACAAAGCACTTTTCTTGAAATTGCCGCCGAGCCCGAACAAAGCTTACTCGAAAAGGCATCGAACCATCCTTTTGCCGACAATAGAGTCCTCCGCCTCGGCCAGCCGATTCAAGCAAGCGGTCCGGTCGTCATTTTCGCTAACGAATGGCTCGACGCTTTACCTTTCCACCGGCTGGTTTTCAAAGACGGACAATGGCGGGAACGCGGCGTCTTCTTTCAAAGCGATGAATTGCGTGAGACTATTCTACACCACCCCACTCCCGAAGTGCAGGCGGTACTGCAAGACTTGCCCCGCGAGATTGAGGAGGGATATCAGCTGGATCTACCGCTGCGGGCCGAGGCTGCCCTCGCTGATCTGCTCGCACAGGACTGGACCGGATTGATACTTCTATTCGACTACGGAAAGACCCTGAAGGCTCTGCTGCAGGACTGCCCGAACGGCACCGCCCGCACGTATTTCCGCCACGAAGCGGGCAACGACCTGCTCGACCGGCCCGGGGAGAAAGACATCACCTGTGACATCTGCTGGACACCGCTGGAGACACAGCTCAAGGACGCCTGCCTTCGAAACATCACCCTCGAAAGCCAGGAATCTTTTCTTGTCAAACGTGCGGCAAAAACTGCCGAAAAGATCGTCACCGCTAGCGCGGGGGCCTTCAGCGCCGACCGCCAAACCCTGATGGAACTCATCCATCCGGCCAACATGGGGCAGCGCTTTCAAGTACTCTGGGGCCTGAAAAATCCATGA
- a CDS encoding SlyX family protein encodes MQEIDELKAAITQLEKHIESQDVEVYWQQRTIDILRKQLNKMEERIESLEQSGGAGQMQPDEKPPHY; translated from the coding sequence ATGCAGGAAATTGATGAACTCAAAGCCGCGATCACCCAGCTGGAAAAACATATCGAGTCTCAGGATGTCGAGGTGTATTGGCAGCAGCGGACGATCGACATCCTGCGCAAGCAGCTAAACAAAATGGAAGAGCGTATCGAATCTCTGGAACAGAGTGGCGGCGCCGGCCAAATGCAACCGGATGAAAAACCGCCGCATTACTGA
- a CDS encoding type IV pilus twitching motility protein PilT, with translation MAQIDKYLEYMLKSDGSDLHLAVGSPPRVRIAGSITELDEAPLTEESIEALLKEICSEDRWEHFLEHQDLDLAYELGTGDRFRCNYFYNHWGIAAVLRTIPAEIRSFESLQLPEVLKQFCMSSQGLVFVTGPTGSGKSTTLAALIDLINETSQKHIITIEDPIEFVHTNKRSVLVHREVGEHSQSFTNALRGAMRADPDIILIGEMRNLETIRLALNCASMGMLVFGTLHTNNAPMTIDRVIDAFPADEQNQIRTMLGACLNGVVSQLLCKKVGGGRIAAHEILLKHDALPTCIRSGKISKVRGIIESSMEQGMITMDASLTNLMKAKLISPEEAYMKAANKDLFEKYRTEDVQV, from the coding sequence ATGGCTCAAATCGATAAATATCTCGAATACATGCTGAAGTCCGACGGCTCTGACTTACATCTGGCCGTGGGCTCACCGCCCCGTGTGCGTATTGCCGGATCGATCACGGAACTGGATGAAGCCCCGCTCACCGAGGAATCGATCGAAGCACTGCTGAAAGAAATTTGCAGCGAAGATCGCTGGGAGCATTTTCTTGAACATCAGGATCTTGACCTCGCTTATGAGTTGGGCACGGGCGACCGATTCCGTTGCAATTACTTCTACAACCACTGGGGCATTGCGGCTGTGCTCCGCACGATTCCGGCCGAGATCCGCTCCTTTGAGTCACTTCAGCTCCCGGAAGTGTTGAAACAATTTTGTATGTCCAGCCAGGGCCTGGTATTTGTAACGGGACCGACCGGTAGTGGCAAATCGACGACCCTGGCCGCATTGATTGATTTGATCAACGAGACCTCACAAAAACACATTATCACCATCGAGGACCCGATCGAATTCGTCCACACCAACAAGCGCAGTGTCTTGGTGCACCGCGAAGTCGGCGAACACAGCCAGAGCTTTACCAACGCCCTGCGGGGCGCAATGCGGGCCGACCCGGATATCATTCTGATCGGGGAAATGCGTAACCTGGAAACGATCCGTCTGGCCCTGAATTGTGCCTCGATGGGCATGCTGGTCTTTGGTACGCTCCACACCAATAATGCTCCCATGACAATTGACCGGGTGATCGACGCTTTCCCGGCGGATGAACAGAATCAAATTCGTACCATGCTGGGGGCTTGCCTGAACGGGGTGGTCTCCCAACTGCTCTGTAAAAAAGTTGGTGGCGGTCGCATCGCGGCCCATGAGATTCTACTCAAACATGATGCCCTGCCCACCTGTATTCGCAGCGGTAAGATCAGTAAGGTGCGGGGGATCATCGAAAGCAGCATGGAACAGGGTATGATTACGATGGATGCGTCACTGACGAACCTCATGAAGGCGAAGCTTATCTCCCCGGAAGAAGCTTACATGAAAGCCGCCAACAAGGATCTCTTCGAGAAATACCGCACTGAAGACGTCCAAGTCTAA
- the tsaD gene encoding tRNA (adenosine(37)-N6)-threonylcarbamoyltransferase complex transferase subunit TsaD, translated as MRLSVESSCDESAIALFDPAKGMVGEWVHSQIDLHKEYGGVVPDLASREHLKNFFPLLEVAELVQRKEEITEIAVTNGPGLAGCLALGIAFAKSLGLAWSVPVVGVNHLRGHAFSPFIDLHASAPDEFEANLSQLLPHLGLIVSGGNTILFQIDRERRVEVLAETVDDAAGEALDKGAKLLGLPYPGGPRVENIATSGNAKAYDFPKAIAPRNERRFSFSGLKTSLRYRLEKISDDELQKTLPDICASYQAAVITQLTGKTKHLLEGGGYKSLGLSGGVSNNKSLRVAMEKLASRFQMPCLIAQPKHTGDNAAMIAFAAFADSEAVLDEFTIQPALRLDRC; from the coding sequence ATGCGACTCTCTGTAGAAAGTTCCTGTGACGAATCCGCTATCGCGCTTTTTGACCCGGCAAAAGGTATGGTGGGGGAGTGGGTGCACAGCCAAATCGATTTGCACAAGGAGTATGGCGGAGTTGTGCCGGACCTCGCCAGTCGCGAGCACCTGAAGAATTTTTTTCCTCTCCTGGAGGTCGCCGAATTGGTGCAGCGCAAAGAAGAGATTACCGAAATTGCGGTGACCAATGGCCCGGGTCTTGCGGGTTGCCTGGCCCTGGGAATTGCTTTTGCGAAAAGCCTTGGTTTGGCGTGGAGCGTTCCGGTTGTTGGGGTGAATCACCTTCGCGGGCACGCCTTTTCCCCGTTTATCGATCTGCATGCTTCGGCTCCCGACGAATTTGAAGCGAATTTGAGCCAATTACTTCCGCATCTCGGACTGATCGTCTCCGGGGGGAATACCATTTTATTTCAGATCGACCGGGAACGGCGTGTCGAGGTCCTGGCGGAGACCGTCGATGATGCCGCCGGCGAAGCTCTCGACAAAGGAGCGAAACTTCTGGGCCTGCCTTATCCCGGCGGACCCAGGGTCGAGAATATCGCGACCAGTGGAAATGCGAAGGCCTATGATTTTCCCAAGGCCATCGCGCCACGAAATGAACGTCGTTTCAGTTTTTCCGGACTCAAGACCAGTCTGCGTTATCGTCTTGAGAAAATCAGTGACGACGAGTTGCAGAAAACACTCCCCGATATCTGTGCTTCCTATCAGGCAGCGGTTATCACTCAGCTTACTGGCAAGACCAAGCATTTGCTCGAAGGGGGAGGCTACAAGAGTCTGGGACTCTCGGGCGGGGTCTCAAACAACAAGTCCCTGCGCGTGGCCATGGAGAAACTGGCCTCGCGTTTTCAAATGCCCTGCCTGATCGCCCAGCCAAAGCACACCGGTGATAATGCCGCCATGATTGCCTTTGCCGCATTTGCTGACTCTGAAGCTGTGCTCGATGAATTTACCATCCAGCCGGCGCTTCGTTTGGATCGTTGCTAG